CGTACGCGCAGGAAGGCGCTCGCCGTGGTGACCTCGGGCACCCACGCGGGGCTGCCCAGGCGGGTGCGCCAGGCCAACCTGGCGCCTCAGCTCAAGGAGCAGCCCGGCGAGCCGGAGTCGCTTGGGCAGGAGCGGCCCGCCGAGCAGGAGCCGCGGCCCGAACGCTCTCCCGACGAGGTCAGGGACTTGTTCTCCGCCTTCCAGCGAGGAACCCAACGCGCCCGAGAAGAAGCCTCTGAGGAGGGGCCATGAGTAAGGGGGATACATGACTGCGCCGAGCACCAATACCGGTGAACTGAACTGGCTGCTGGACGACCTGACCACCCGGGTCGCCGCCGTGCGCCAGGCTGTCCTCTTGTCGACCGACGGTCTGGCTGTGGGTTACTCCCAGGGATTGTCCCGCGAGGACGCCGAGCATCTGTCGGCTGTGGCGGCCGGGTTCCAGAGCCTGGCCCGTGGCACCGGACGCCATTTCGGCGGCGGCGACGTGCGCCAGACCATTGTGGAGATGGAGACGGCGTTCCTGTTCGTCACCGCTGCGGGACAGGGCACGTGTCTGGCCGTGATCGCCGATGCGAACGTGGACGTCGGCCACATCGCCTACGAGATGGCGATGCTGGTCAAGCGGGTAGGCCAGCACATCACCACCAATCCGCGCGCTGGAGCGTCATGAGCCATGGCCCGCAGTGGTTCGATGAGGAGGCGGGGCCCGTCGTCCGGCCCTATGCTCTCATCCGGGGTCGCACGCGCTCTTCAGGAGACGCGTTCGACCTCGTGGCATCCGTGCGCGCCATCGGCGACCCGCCCGGCGAGCTCGGTCCTGAGCAACAACTGATCCTGCGGGCAGCCCGTAACCCGATCTCGGTGGCCGACCTGGCCGTCGAGCTCGACCTGCCCGTCGGTGTCGTCCGGGTCCTGCTGGGCGACCTGCGTGACCACGGCCTCATCTCGGTGACGTCGCCCTCCGCCGGAGGGTCGCGGTCGAATGAGCGCATTCTCAAGGAAGTGATCAATGGACTCCGTGCTCTCTGAGGACCCCGTCGCGCTGAAGATTCTCATCGCGGGAGGGTTCGGCGTCGGCAAGACCACCCTGGTCGGGTCGATCAGCGAGATCAAGCCGCTGCGCACGGAGGAGGTGCTCTCCGACCGCGGTATCGGGGTCGACGACCTCGATGGCGTGGAGGCCAAGAACACCACGACCGTGGCGATGGACTTCGGTCGCATCACCATCCGCGACGGGCTGGTCGTGTACCTGTTCGGCACGCCCGGCCAGGAGCGGTTCTGGTTCATGTGGGACGAGCTGTCCCACGGCGCGCTGGGCGCGGTCGTGATCGCGGACACGCGGCGGCTGACCGACTGCTTCCCGTCCCTCGACTACTTCGAGCAGCGCGGCACGCCGTTCGTGGTCGCGGTCAACTGCTTCGACGGGGCCGCCAGCCACAGCGTGGAGGACGTGCGCGTCGCGCTGGACCTGGACGACGACGTGCCGATCATGCTGTGCGACGTTCGGCGGCGCGCCTCCGCCAAGGAAGTCATGATCACCCTGGTCGAGCACTCCCTGCGCACGCTGACCTCGGCGAACTAGCGGCCACCTCGGTGAACCGGGCGGCCGCCTAGAGCGCCCTCAGGCCGTTGATCACCTCTCGGAGAAGGCTCTCCGTGGCGGTGGTGGCCTCGTCGCGCGGCGGGCGTACCGTGATCAGGCCGTGCTCGAGCAGGTCCCCCATGAGCACCCGCGCGACGGCGACCGGCAGGCCCAGGTCCGAGGCCACCTCGGCGACAGGCCTGGTCTGGCCGCTCACGGCGCTCAGCAGCCGCCGGTGCTGGGCGGTGAGCTCGGCCTTGGCCGGGACGGGCGACCCCGTCGAGACGACGGTCGCCAGCAGGTCGAGCTCCGAGGAGGAGGTGGGCTTGGTGCGCCCGCGGGCGACCGCGTACGGCCGTACGACTGGCCCTGCCTCCTCGTCGACCCACTCGTGCTCGCTCACGACTGAGATCCCCCATCCTGCTCACTGTCCTGCCGCCCGCGCTGCCAGCCTGACTGGAGCGAGGAGAGCAGCGCCCTGGCCTCCTCCGGCGAGCGCTCCGGGGCCGGCGACGCGGGGGGCGGCGCCTGCTTGAGCCGCTGCGGCAGGCCGACCGGCCGGTCGCGCTGCGGCAGGCCGGTCTGCCGATCGCGCTGCGGCAGGCCCGTCTCCCGCTGCCGCTGGCGGCGGGGCAGCCCCGACTCCTCCTGCTCCTGGCGCAGCTGCTGCGGCAGTTGCTGCGGCTCCTGCTGGGCCGGCTGCGGCAGCCCGCCCGGCGCCTGGCCGCCGCCGCGCTTGCTGGTACGGACGCGGCGCGGCAGCTCGTGGGGCCCCGTGGGCTCGGACCGTACGACCGACACGGAGACGGACTCGAACTCGATCGGCTGTACCGGGACCTGGCTCGGCATGGGCTCGACCAGCGAGCCCGGCAGGAGCACGATGGCGGTGGTGCCGCCGTACGGTGAGGGCTTGAGCGTCACCCGGACGCCGTGCCTGGCCGCGAGCATGGCGACCACCGCGAAGCCGAGCCGCTCCGTCTGCGAGGGGTCGAAGTCCGGCGGGCTGGCCAGGCGGTCGTTGATGGCCCTGCGAGTGGCCTCGTCCATGCCGAGGCCGCGGTCCTCGATCTCGACCGCGAAGCCTCTGCCGACGATCTCGCCGCGTACGGAGACCTCGTTGCTGGGCGAGGAGAAGGAGGCGGCGTTCTCGATCAGCTCGGCGAACAGGTGCATCAGGTCGGCCACCGCCGCGCCCGAGACACCGCACTCGGACATCGGGTAGACGCGTACCCGGGTGTACTCCTCGACCTGGGCCGCCGCGCCGCTCAGCACGTCCTCGACCGGGATGACGCCGCGCCACCTGCGGCCCGCGGAGCCGCCCGACAGCAGCACCAGGCCCTCGGCGTGGCGGCGCATACGCGTGGTCAGGTGGTCGAGCCGGAACAGCCGCTCCAGC
The nucleotide sequence above comes from Nonomuraea helvata. Encoded proteins:
- a CDS encoding roadblock/LC7 domain-containing protein, which codes for MTAPSTNTGELNWLLDDLTTRVAAVRQAVLLSTDGLAVGYSQGLSREDAEHLSAVAAGFQSLARGTGRHFGGGDVRQTIVEMETAFLFVTAAGQGTCLAVIADANVDVGHIAYEMAMLVKRVGQHITTNPRAGAS
- a CDS encoding DUF742 domain-containing protein → MSEHEWVDEEAGPVVRPYAVARGRTKPTSSSELDLLATVVSTGSPVPAKAELTAQHRRLLSAVSGQTRPVAEVASDLGLPVAVARVLMGDLLEHGLITVRPPRDEATTATESLLREVINGLRAL
- a CDS encoding DUF742 domain-containing protein gives rise to the protein MSHGPQWFDEEAGPVVRPYALIRGRTRSSGDAFDLVASVRAIGDPPGELGPEQQLILRAARNPISVADLAVELDLPVGVVRVLLGDLRDHGLISVTSPSAGGSRSNERILKEVINGLRAL
- a CDS encoding GTP-binding protein encodes the protein MDSVLSEDPVALKILIAGGFGVGKTTLVGSISEIKPLRTEEVLSDRGIGVDDLDGVEAKNTTTVAMDFGRITIRDGLVVYLFGTPGQERFWFMWDELSHGALGAVVIADTRRLTDCFPSLDYFEQRGTPFVVAVNCFDGAASHSVEDVRVALDLDDDVPIMLCDVRRRASAKEVMITLVEHSLRTLTSAN